One genomic region from Salvia hispanica cultivar TCC Black 2014 chromosome 2, UniMelb_Shisp_WGS_1.0, whole genome shotgun sequence encodes:
- the LOC125206103 gene encoding receptor kinase-like protein Xa21, with the protein MAMEELRDAQLALPREKSLQGEVPDSLRALRGLEYLDLSRNNLSGMIPRFLVEFRLLYLNISFNELQGEVPSLGVFQNESAISLKGNQGLCGGIAALNLPSCPSSPKSKKKGLGKILIPTVAGALCLALAACICVIMYNRRTFQIAGSPIFQVPGFLRLSYADLLSATDGFSETNLLGAGRFGSVYKGTINDDDEWTNVVAVKVLNLNLKGASKSLATECNALRNIRHKNVLKIEFMANGSLDNRLHCDPENEYRALSAIQRLNIAIDTASAVEYLHFGTDSIVIHGDLKPSNILLDKDMVAKVGDFSLAKIVSQSLPFTEGSSSSAIKGTIGYIAPEYGMSYVASTHGDVYSYGVLVLEMFTNRRPTSDAFEGCLNLQDFVSTALTGRVTEVVDPFLHQELNVDETYWDCIVSILRIGVRCSKQLPRDRMSMAEVVNNLKKIKKVFPVYRNGRNVASYQR; encoded by the exons ATGGCAATGGAGGAGTTGCGTGATGCTCAGCTCGCTTTACCTAGGGAGAAATCTCTTCAAGGTGAGGTACCTGACAGTCTGAGGGCTTTGCGCGGTTTAGAATATTTGGATCTTTCCCGGAATAACCTTTCGGGGATGATTCCAAGATTTCTTGTCGAGTTTCGCTTGTTGTATCTCAACATTTCTTTCAATGAGCTGCAAGGTGAAGTCCCAAGTCTTGGAGTTTTCCAAAATGAAAGTGCAATCTCACTTAAAGGAAACCAAGGCTTGTGTGGAGGTATTGCAGCCCTAAACCTTCCTTCTTGTCCATCATCACCAAAATCAAAGAAGAAAGGTTTAGGTAAAATCTTGATCCCAACTGTTGCTGGAGCCCTATGCCTAGCGCTTGCAGCGTGCATATGCGTGATCATGTACAACCGACGAACATTTCAAATTGCTGGAAGCCCCATATTCCAAGTGCCAGGCTTTTTGAGGCTATCTTACGCAGATCTCTTGAGTGCCACAGATGGATTCTCAGAGACAAACCTACTTGGTGCAGGGAGATTTGGATCAGTATATAAAGGAACTAtcaatgatgatgatgagtgGACGAATGTTGTAGCAGTGAAGGTTCTAAATCTTAACTTAAAAGGAGCTTCTAAGAGTTTGGCAACAGAATGCAATGCATTGAGAAACATTAGACACAAAAATGTGCTCAAGATT GAATTTATGGCCAACGGAAGCCTCGACAATAGGCTGCATTGCGATCCCGAGAATGAATACCGAGCTCTCAGTGCCATTCAAAGACTGAATATTGCAATTGATACTGCATCTGCAGTTGAGTACTTGCATTTTGGTACTGACTCCATAGTTATTCATGGAGATTTGAAGCCGAGTAACATTCTCTTGGATAAAGACATGGTCGCCAAAGTTGGTGATTTTAGTTTAGCCAAAATTGTTTCACAGAGCTTGCCATTCACGGAAGGAAGCAGTTCATCAGCAATAAAGGGTACCATAGGCTACATTGCTCCAG AGTATGGCATGAGCTACGTTGCATCAACACATGGGGATGTATACAGTTACGGAGTTCTAGTGCTTGAGATGTTCACAAACAGAAGGCCAACAAGTGATGCATTCGAAGGGTGTCTAAATCTCCAAGACTTCGTTAGCACAGCCTTGACAGGCCGTGTAACAGAAGTAGTGGATCCATTTCTGCACCAAGAACTTAATGTGGATGAAACATATTGGGATTGTATTGTTTCAATTCTAAGGATTGGAGTGAGATGCTCGAAGCAGCTTCCAAGAGATCGCATGTCGATGGCAGAGGTTGTTAATAACttgaaaaagattaaaaaagtGTTTCCAGTTTATAGAAATGGCAGAAATGTTGCTTCTTACCAACGTTGA
- the LOC125206104 gene encoding COBRA-like protein 1 translates to MQPYLLMFMLFVAVSRISDCYDPLDPNGNITVTFDIFNYTQDGYVARVTIQNYYQYRHVEKPGWKLGWAWAKDEVIWAISGAVATKQGACKPSTDVKPHCCSPHPLIAATTTEGGLLAAWAINPHTSYSAFDITVGNLDQNRTAYRPPLNLTLTAPTWGYTCGTLQDALPSISFVAGVLREEQVFRTWRSECTYSSYISSKVPICCVSLSTFYNPDITSCPSCSCGCRVADRSSYSCISEGAISSNVQDAEIVRCTDHMCPLRVHWHIKTNYVTHWRVKLTVSNYHYGRNYSNWNVVVQHPGFRAPFTALEFNNTMLSTVPEDAALFWGKVLHNTELLQGNEYEVGSVTTDILLQKNADAFTLRNGWGFPRRIYFNGENCRMPLPDMFPMLPNGGSGHRPGGLFLLKTLLYLSCTCIMWCRYILV, encoded by the exons ATGCAACCTTACTTGTTGATGTTCATGTTGTTTGTTGCAGTTTCAAGAATTTCAG ATTGCTACGACCCTTTGGATCCGAATGGAAACATCACGGTCACCTTCGACATATTCAACTATACCCAAGACGGCTATGTG GCAAGGGTGACCATCCAAAACTACTATCAGTATCGCCACGTGGAGAAACCGGGTTGGAAACTCGGGTGGGCGTGGGCGAAGGACGAGGTTATTTGGGCCATTTCCGGGGCCGTTGCCACCAAACAAGGAGCCTGCAAGCCTTCCACAGATGTGAAGCCACATTGCTGCTCTCCACATCCACTGATAGCAGCAACAACTACCGAGGGTGGTCTCCTAGCCGCGTGGGCCATCAACCCTCACACGTCTTACTCGGCCTTCGACATCACAGTAGGCAATTTAGACCAAAACAGGACAGCCTACCGCCCGCCCCTTAATTTAACCCTAACGGCCCCCACATGGGGATATACTTGTGGCACACTTCAAGATGCTCTCCCCTCAATCTCCTTCGTCGCTGGGGTATTGAGGGAAGAGCAGGTTTTCA GAACATGGAGATCAGAATGCACCTACTCAAGCTACATATCTAGCAAGGTACCAATTTGCTGCGTGTCCCTCTCGACGTTCTACAACCCGGATATCACATCGTGCCCCTCGTGCAGCTGCGGGTGTCGGGTAGCTGACCGGTCTTCGTACTCATGCATTAG tGAAGGTGCAATCTCCTCAAATGTACAAGATGCTGAAATAGTTAGATGCACAGATCACATGTGCCCTCTCAGAGTCCATTGGCACATCAAGACCAACTATGTCACACACTGGAGAGTGAAACTAACTGTCTCTAACTACCATTATGGGAGGAACTACTCCAATTGGAACGTCGTCGTTCAACACCCCGGCTTCCGGGCGCCTTTCACTGCCCTGGAGTTTAACAACACCATGCTTTCAACCGTCCCAG AGGATGCAGCTCTGTTTTGGGGAAAGGTCTTGCACAACACAGAACTACTGCAAGGCAATGAGTATGAAGTGGGATCAGTGACTACAGACATACTCTTGCAGAAAAATGCAGATGCATTCACACTAAGGAATGGTTGGGGGTTTCCAAGAAGGATATATTTCAATGGGGAGAACTGTCGGATGCCGCTTCCCGACATGTTCCCAATGTTGCCCAATGGGGGCTCGGGTCATCGTCCCGGGGGGCTGTTTTTGCTCAAAACATTGCTGTACTTGTCTTGCACTTGCATCATGTGGTGCAGATATATTTTGGTTTAG
- the LOC125205776 gene encoding uncharacterized protein LOC125205776: MSICGVHWEFIVPKSHNPKSLGHVSHAFTFTSQYPISKDNFVIRASAASAPPFGGDYSEKPTQKARRIAGIDQDEIEDPTSLADSDSCFCTFNGVQIHHKICDSEDTLQEGLAPHSSNYTKRLTYPMILLHGFGASVYSWSQVMKPLAKLTASKVLAFDRPAFGLTSRVAPSSAPLNPYSIMFSVLATKYFIDFLAADKAILVGHSAGALVALNTYFEAPERVAALILVAPAILAPFAMKSAVKENQKGTDDQNQGISSESNMKRNFLFRLGRVLSGLTKYIIEAIMHVIKGMGGMINSLYQKALSAILRSAFGVTLIRMIIDKFGTQAVRSAWYDSKQVSDDVLQGYTKPLRVKGWDRALVEYTVAMLTDSMSNSNNKRLSEISCPVLIVTGDEDKLVPSWNSERLSRAIPGSTFELIKNCGHLPQEEKAEEFLSIVDKFVQRVFGEARLQAAT, from the exons ATGAGTATTTGTGGAGTGCATTGGGAGTTCATTGTACCCAAATCACACAATCCAAAATCACTTGGCCATGTTTCTCACGCATTTACATTTACCTCCCAATATCCCATTTCCAAGGATAATTTTGTTATCAGAGCTTCTGCTGCTTCAGCTCCCCCATTTGGTGGTGATTATTCAG AGAAACCAACACAAAAAGCAAGAAGAATTGCTGGAATTGATCAGGATGAGATAGAGGATCCAACTAGTTTGGCTGATTCCGATAGTTGTTTCTGCACATTTAATGGGGTGCAAATACACCACAAGATCTGTGATTCAGAAGATACTTTGCAGGAAGGATTGGCTCCACATTCCTCTAACTATACGAAAAGGCTTACTTATCCTATGATTTTGTTGCACGGCTTTGGGGCCTCCGTCTATTCCTGGAGCCAAGTCATGAAACCTTTGGCAAAGCTAACTGCTTCTAAAGTTCTTGCATTTGATAGACCGGCCTTTGGATTGACCTCAAGAGTGGCTCCCTCATCTGCACCCTTGAATCCATACTCAATCATGTTCTCTGTGTTAGCAACAAAGTACTTCATCGACTTCTTGGCTGCAGATAAGGCCATCCTCGTGGG GCACTCTGCTGGTGCACTTGTAGCTCTAAACACTTATTTTGAGGCGCCCGAGCGTGTGGCTGCTCTAATCCTTGTCGCTCCAGCAATACTTGCACCTTTTGCTATGAAGAGTGCTGtcaaagaaaatcaaaaggGAACTGATGATCAGAATCAGGGAATAAGCTCAGAGTCGAATATGAAGCGCAATTTTCTTTTCAGGCTTGGCAGAGTGTTATCAGGGCTCACTAAGTATATAATAGAGGCAATAATGCATGTCATAAAAGGGATGGGAGGCATGATAAACTCTCTCTATCAGAAAGCTCTTTCGGCAATCTTGCGCTCTGCATTTGGTGTAACTTTG ATTAGgatgataattgataaatttggCACACAAGCTGTTCGCTCTGCGTGGTATGATTCAAAACAAGTGTCTGATGATGTCTTACAAGGCTATACAAAA CCGTTAAGGGTGAAAGGCTGGGACAGGGCGCTTGTGGAATACACAGTGGCGATGCTGACAGATTCCATGTCCAACTCAAACAACAAGAGGCTCAGCGAAATCTCGTGCCCAg TTTTGATTGTAACGGGCGATGAGGATAAGCTTGTCCCATCGTGGAACTCCGAAAGGCTCTCACGAGCTATACCAGGATCTACCTTCGAATTAATCAAGAACTGTGGCCACTTGCCCCAAGAAGAAAAGGCGGAAGAATTTCTGTCTATCGTAGATAAATTCGTGCAACGAGTCTTTGGCGAGGCTCGTCTGCAAGCAGCGACCTAG
- the LOC125205777 gene encoding BRISC and BRCA1-A complex member 2-like isoform X1, which produces MAIDTVPPLISAQINYLLSHCPFSVKLEDEMTLQVEQMWSGCKNPNFLDRFTLAIPYCLDHIKWDVTFNAMYPLAAPDVIFGPEDEGFQPYAGGARKSSKNSLANWNSRDPSQLHSLIVELRDAYMEYQRRRIGEVDDERVKFEISTMLSREGIEMFMSLGTDKVTEDDKCVWPEEVKFAVPLLDMDLNRLVAGSTWRHPQKVYLQVIFPVGKKYSSVPSPPRLKLISSPELKALFSTEDLKLPTWMDGMCTAEYLPNLEQMLNSQIKDAVSSIEIRRKFIQSLAPHLGRPIEADPVFCRKATFLCSSGVFTFQVHFTLSLQFPKQQPALVLQSSQHFNSHGAPVKSPTLSEYPWSPRWNPSEKADRIFDFLADEALNFKKYCNQLNQQ; this is translated from the exons ATGGCGATTGATACCGTGCCGCCGCTCATCTCCGCACAAATCAATTACCTCCTCAGTCACTGCCCTTTCTCCGTCAAG CTAGAAGATGAAATGACGTTGCAGGTTGAGCAAATGTGGTCGGGATGCAAAAACCCTAACTTTCTTGATCGCTTCACTCTAGCTATCCCCTACTGCCTTGACCacataaaat GGGATGTTACATTCAATGCTATGTATCCGTTGGCCGCACCTGATGTGATATTTGGTCCTGAAGATGAAGGTTTCCAGCCGTATGCCGGTGGCGCTAGAAAATCTAGTAAAAATAGTTTGGCCAATTGGAACAGTAGGGATCCATCTCAGCTGCATTCTCTTATTGTTGAGCTAAg GGATGCATATATGGAATACCAAAGGAGACGGATTGGTGAAGTTGATGATGAGAGAGTGAAATTCGAAATCAGTACGATGCTTTCGAGAGAG GGAATTGAGATGTTTATGAGTTTAGGGACCGACAAGGTAACTGAAGATGATAAGTGTGTTTGG CCAGAGGAGGTTAAGTTTGCAGTGCCTTTACTGGATATGGACTTAAATAGATTGGTTGCAGGATCCACCTGGAGACATCCACAGAAAGTATACTTACAG GTTATATTTCCTGTCGGTAAAAAGTATTCTTCTGTACCATCACCTCCACGTCTAAAGTTGATTTCTTCTCCGGAATTGAAAGCCTTGTTTTCTACTGAAGATTTGAAACTTCCTACTTGGATGGACGGGAT GTGCACAGCTGAATATCTTCCAAATTTGGAACAAATGCTGAACTCACAG ATTAAAGATGCAGTCTCATCCATTGAAATAAGAAGGAAGTTTATCCAGTCATTGGCACCTCATCTTGGAAGGCCAATAGAAGCTGATCCG GTCTTTTGCAGGAAAGCAACGTTCTTATGTTCATCTGGAGTGTTCACATTTCAG GTTCatttcactctctctcttcagTTCCCGAAGCAGCAGCCAGCTTTAGTACTTCAGAGTTCCCAG CATTTCAATTCACACGGGGCACCTGTCAAGTCACCTACTCTATCAGAATATCCATGGAGTCCTAGATGGAATCCATCCGAAAAGGCTGATCGGATCTT TGACTTTCTGGCGGATGAGGCCTTGAATTTCAAGAAGTATTGCAATCAGTTGAATCAACAGTGA
- the LOC125205777 gene encoding BRISC and BRCA1-A complex member 2-like isoform X3 — translation MAIDTVPPLISAQINYLLSHCPFSVKLEDEMTLQVEQMWSGCKNPNFLDRFTLAIPYCLDHIKWDVTFNAMYPLAAPDVIFGPEDEGFQPYAGGARKSSKNSLANWNSRDPSQLHSLIVELRDAYMEYQRRRIGEVDDERVKFEISTMLSREGIEMFMSLGTDKPEEVKFAVPLLDMDLNRLVAGSTWRHPQKVYLQVIFPVGKKYSSVPSPPRLKLISSPELKALFSTEDLKLPTWMDGMCTAEYLPNLEQMLNSQIKDAVSSIEIRRKFIQSLAPHLGRPIEADPVFCRKATFLCSSGVFTFQVHFTLSLQFPKQQPALVLQSSQHFNSHGAPVKSPTLSEYPWSPRWNPSEKADRIFDFLADEALNFKKYCNQLNQQ, via the exons ATGGCGATTGATACCGTGCCGCCGCTCATCTCCGCACAAATCAATTACCTCCTCAGTCACTGCCCTTTCTCCGTCAAG CTAGAAGATGAAATGACGTTGCAGGTTGAGCAAATGTGGTCGGGATGCAAAAACCCTAACTTTCTTGATCGCTTCACTCTAGCTATCCCCTACTGCCTTGACCacataaaat GGGATGTTACATTCAATGCTATGTATCCGTTGGCCGCACCTGATGTGATATTTGGTCCTGAAGATGAAGGTTTCCAGCCGTATGCCGGTGGCGCTAGAAAATCTAGTAAAAATAGTTTGGCCAATTGGAACAGTAGGGATCCATCTCAGCTGCATTCTCTTATTGTTGAGCTAAg GGATGCATATATGGAATACCAAAGGAGACGGATTGGTGAAGTTGATGATGAGAGAGTGAAATTCGAAATCAGTACGATGCTTTCGAGAGAG GGAATTGAGATGTTTATGAGTTTAGGGACCGACAAG CCAGAGGAGGTTAAGTTTGCAGTGCCTTTACTGGATATGGACTTAAATAGATTGGTTGCAGGATCCACCTGGAGACATCCACAGAAAGTATACTTACAG GTTATATTTCCTGTCGGTAAAAAGTATTCTTCTGTACCATCACCTCCACGTCTAAAGTTGATTTCTTCTCCGGAATTGAAAGCCTTGTTTTCTACTGAAGATTTGAAACTTCCTACTTGGATGGACGGGAT GTGCACAGCTGAATATCTTCCAAATTTGGAACAAATGCTGAACTCACAG ATTAAAGATGCAGTCTCATCCATTGAAATAAGAAGGAAGTTTATCCAGTCATTGGCACCTCATCTTGGAAGGCCAATAGAAGCTGATCCG GTCTTTTGCAGGAAAGCAACGTTCTTATGTTCATCTGGAGTGTTCACATTTCAG GTTCatttcactctctctcttcagTTCCCGAAGCAGCAGCCAGCTTTAGTACTTCAGAGTTCCCAG CATTTCAATTCACACGGGGCACCTGTCAAGTCACCTACTCTATCAGAATATCCATGGAGTCCTAGATGGAATCCATCCGAAAAGGCTGATCGGATCTT TGACTTTCTGGCGGATGAGGCCTTGAATTTCAAGAAGTATTGCAATCAGTTGAATCAACAGTGA
- the LOC125205777 gene encoding BRISC and BRCA1-A complex member 2-like isoform X2: protein MAIDTVPPLISAQINYLLSHCPFSVKVEQMWSGCKNPNFLDRFTLAIPYCLDHIKWDVTFNAMYPLAAPDVIFGPEDEGFQPYAGGARKSSKNSLANWNSRDPSQLHSLIVELRDAYMEYQRRRIGEVDDERVKFEISTMLSREGIEMFMSLGTDKVTEDDKCVWPEEVKFAVPLLDMDLNRLVAGSTWRHPQKVYLQVIFPVGKKYSSVPSPPRLKLISSPELKALFSTEDLKLPTWMDGMCTAEYLPNLEQMLNSQIKDAVSSIEIRRKFIQSLAPHLGRPIEADPVFCRKATFLCSSGVFTFQVHFTLSLQFPKQQPALVLQSSQHFNSHGAPVKSPTLSEYPWSPRWNPSEKADRIFDFLADEALNFKKYCNQLNQQ, encoded by the exons ATGGCGATTGATACCGTGCCGCCGCTCATCTCCGCACAAATCAATTACCTCCTCAGTCACTGCCCTTTCTCCGTCAAG GTTGAGCAAATGTGGTCGGGATGCAAAAACCCTAACTTTCTTGATCGCTTCACTCTAGCTATCCCCTACTGCCTTGACCacataaaat GGGATGTTACATTCAATGCTATGTATCCGTTGGCCGCACCTGATGTGATATTTGGTCCTGAAGATGAAGGTTTCCAGCCGTATGCCGGTGGCGCTAGAAAATCTAGTAAAAATAGTTTGGCCAATTGGAACAGTAGGGATCCATCTCAGCTGCATTCTCTTATTGTTGAGCTAAg GGATGCATATATGGAATACCAAAGGAGACGGATTGGTGAAGTTGATGATGAGAGAGTGAAATTCGAAATCAGTACGATGCTTTCGAGAGAG GGAATTGAGATGTTTATGAGTTTAGGGACCGACAAGGTAACTGAAGATGATAAGTGTGTTTGG CCAGAGGAGGTTAAGTTTGCAGTGCCTTTACTGGATATGGACTTAAATAGATTGGTTGCAGGATCCACCTGGAGACATCCACAGAAAGTATACTTACAG GTTATATTTCCTGTCGGTAAAAAGTATTCTTCTGTACCATCACCTCCACGTCTAAAGTTGATTTCTTCTCCGGAATTGAAAGCCTTGTTTTCTACTGAAGATTTGAAACTTCCTACTTGGATGGACGGGAT GTGCACAGCTGAATATCTTCCAAATTTGGAACAAATGCTGAACTCACAG ATTAAAGATGCAGTCTCATCCATTGAAATAAGAAGGAAGTTTATCCAGTCATTGGCACCTCATCTTGGAAGGCCAATAGAAGCTGATCCG GTCTTTTGCAGGAAAGCAACGTTCTTATGTTCATCTGGAGTGTTCACATTTCAG GTTCatttcactctctctcttcagTTCCCGAAGCAGCAGCCAGCTTTAGTACTTCAGAGTTCCCAG CATTTCAATTCACACGGGGCACCTGTCAAGTCACCTACTCTATCAGAATATCCATGGAGTCCTAGATGGAATCCATCCGAAAAGGCTGATCGGATCTT TGACTTTCTGGCGGATGAGGCCTTGAATTTCAAGAAGTATTGCAATCAGTTGAATCAACAGTGA
- the LOC125205777 gene encoding BRISC and BRCA1-A complex member 2-like isoform X4, giving the protein MAIDTVPPLISAQINYLLSHCPFSVKVEQMWSGCKNPNFLDRFTLAIPYCLDHIKWDVTFNAMYPLAAPDVIFGPEDEGFQPYAGGARKSSKNSLANWNSRDPSQLHSLIVELRDAYMEYQRRRIGEVDDERVKFEISTMLSREGIEMFMSLGTDKPEEVKFAVPLLDMDLNRLVAGSTWRHPQKVYLQVIFPVGKKYSSVPSPPRLKLISSPELKALFSTEDLKLPTWMDGMCTAEYLPNLEQMLNSQIKDAVSSIEIRRKFIQSLAPHLGRPIEADPVFCRKATFLCSSGVFTFQVHFTLSLQFPKQQPALVLQSSQHFNSHGAPVKSPTLSEYPWSPRWNPSEKADRIFDFLADEALNFKKYCNQLNQQ; this is encoded by the exons ATGGCGATTGATACCGTGCCGCCGCTCATCTCCGCACAAATCAATTACCTCCTCAGTCACTGCCCTTTCTCCGTCAAG GTTGAGCAAATGTGGTCGGGATGCAAAAACCCTAACTTTCTTGATCGCTTCACTCTAGCTATCCCCTACTGCCTTGACCacataaaat GGGATGTTACATTCAATGCTATGTATCCGTTGGCCGCACCTGATGTGATATTTGGTCCTGAAGATGAAGGTTTCCAGCCGTATGCCGGTGGCGCTAGAAAATCTAGTAAAAATAGTTTGGCCAATTGGAACAGTAGGGATCCATCTCAGCTGCATTCTCTTATTGTTGAGCTAAg GGATGCATATATGGAATACCAAAGGAGACGGATTGGTGAAGTTGATGATGAGAGAGTGAAATTCGAAATCAGTACGATGCTTTCGAGAGAG GGAATTGAGATGTTTATGAGTTTAGGGACCGACAAG CCAGAGGAGGTTAAGTTTGCAGTGCCTTTACTGGATATGGACTTAAATAGATTGGTTGCAGGATCCACCTGGAGACATCCACAGAAAGTATACTTACAG GTTATATTTCCTGTCGGTAAAAAGTATTCTTCTGTACCATCACCTCCACGTCTAAAGTTGATTTCTTCTCCGGAATTGAAAGCCTTGTTTTCTACTGAAGATTTGAAACTTCCTACTTGGATGGACGGGAT GTGCACAGCTGAATATCTTCCAAATTTGGAACAAATGCTGAACTCACAG ATTAAAGATGCAGTCTCATCCATTGAAATAAGAAGGAAGTTTATCCAGTCATTGGCACCTCATCTTGGAAGGCCAATAGAAGCTGATCCG GTCTTTTGCAGGAAAGCAACGTTCTTATGTTCATCTGGAGTGTTCACATTTCAG GTTCatttcactctctctcttcagTTCCCGAAGCAGCAGCCAGCTTTAGTACTTCAGAGTTCCCAG CATTTCAATTCACACGGGGCACCTGTCAAGTCACCTACTCTATCAGAATATCCATGGAGTCCTAGATGGAATCCATCCGAAAAGGCTGATCGGATCTT TGACTTTCTGGCGGATGAGGCCTTGAATTTCAAGAAGTATTGCAATCAGTTGAATCAACAGTGA
- the LOC125205777 gene encoding BRISC and BRCA1-A complex member 2-like isoform X5 — translation MAIDTVPPLISAQINYLLSHCPFSVKLEDEMTLQVEQMWSGCKNPNFLDRFTLAIPYCLDHIKWDVTFNAMYPLAAPDVIFGPEDEGFQPYAGGARKSSKNSLANWNSRDPSQLHSLIVELRDAYMEYQRRRIGEVDDERVKFEISTMLSREGIEMFMSLGTDKVTEDDKCVWPEEVKFAVPLLDMDLNRLVAGSTWRHPQKVYLQVIFPVGKKYSSVPSPPRLKLISSPELKALFSTEDLKLPTWMDGMCTAEYLPNLEQMLNSQIKDAVSSIEIRRKFIQSLAPHLGRPIEADPVFCRKATFLCSSGVFTFQRNRAIIATISSFCDSHYNVVIF, via the exons ATGGCGATTGATACCGTGCCGCCGCTCATCTCCGCACAAATCAATTACCTCCTCAGTCACTGCCCTTTCTCCGTCAAG CTAGAAGATGAAATGACGTTGCAGGTTGAGCAAATGTGGTCGGGATGCAAAAACCCTAACTTTCTTGATCGCTTCACTCTAGCTATCCCCTACTGCCTTGACCacataaaat GGGATGTTACATTCAATGCTATGTATCCGTTGGCCGCACCTGATGTGATATTTGGTCCTGAAGATGAAGGTTTCCAGCCGTATGCCGGTGGCGCTAGAAAATCTAGTAAAAATAGTTTGGCCAATTGGAACAGTAGGGATCCATCTCAGCTGCATTCTCTTATTGTTGAGCTAAg GGATGCATATATGGAATACCAAAGGAGACGGATTGGTGAAGTTGATGATGAGAGAGTGAAATTCGAAATCAGTACGATGCTTTCGAGAGAG GGAATTGAGATGTTTATGAGTTTAGGGACCGACAAGGTAACTGAAGATGATAAGTGTGTTTGG CCAGAGGAGGTTAAGTTTGCAGTGCCTTTACTGGATATGGACTTAAATAGATTGGTTGCAGGATCCACCTGGAGACATCCACAGAAAGTATACTTACAG GTTATATTTCCTGTCGGTAAAAAGTATTCTTCTGTACCATCACCTCCACGTCTAAAGTTGATTTCTTCTCCGGAATTGAAAGCCTTGTTTTCTACTGAAGATTTGAAACTTCCTACTTGGATGGACGGGAT GTGCACAGCTGAATATCTTCCAAATTTGGAACAAATGCTGAACTCACAG ATTAAAGATGCAGTCTCATCCATTGAAATAAGAAGGAAGTTTATCCAGTCATTGGCACCTCATCTTGGAAGGCCAATAGAAGCTGATCCG GTCTTTTGCAGGAAAGCAACGTTCTTATGTTCATCTGGAGTGTTCACATTTCAG AGGAACAGGGCAATAATTGCGACGATTTCTAGCTTCTGCGACTCTCATTACAATGTGGTCATTTTCTAA